One stretch of Schistocerca nitens isolate TAMUIC-IGC-003100 chromosome 11, iqSchNite1.1, whole genome shotgun sequence DNA includes these proteins:
- the LOC126212683 gene encoding speckle-type POZ protein-like: MSAVTEVQNTTTEALAALLDGGDGSLVTLVAGETRVAAHRAVLAAASPVFAAMFAHDMLEASCGQVSIDDVEGPVLRLLVAYTYTLQAPQLPDTAAQLLSAADKYGLSALKAACERQLISQLAVETAAATAVRAVRRSCPDATRAAVAFIKDHLQVMATRGWADAVLEYPQEVIEVSSMLGEPPAEASSPTPNSDCQPHNGHSQTPAAAAPPTSARHTPPPDDAAVSRFR; the protein is encoded by the exons ATGTCGGCAGTTACGGAGGTTCAGAACACCACAACCGAGGCCCTGGCCGCCCTGCTAGACGGGGGTGACGGCTCCCTGGTGACGCTGGTGGCGGGCGAGACGAGGGTGGCGGCTCACAGGGCCGTGTTGGCAGCCGCGAGCCCCGTGTTCGCAGCGATGTTCGCGCACGACATGCTGGAGGCCAGCTGCGGCCAGGTGAGCATCGACGACGTGGAGGGCCCGGTGCTGAGGCTCCTGGTGGCCTACACGTATACCCTGCAGGCCCCCCAGCTGCCCGACACGGCCGCCCAGCTGCTCTCGGCGGCCGACAAGTACGGCTTGTCGGCCCTGAAGGCTGCCTGCGAGCGGCAGCTGATCTCGCAGTTGGCCGTCGAGACCGCAGCGGCGACGGCCGTCAGGGCAGTGAGGCGCTCGTGCCCGGACGCCACGAGGGCTGCCGTCGCCTTCATAAAGGACCACCTGCAGGTGATGGCCACGCGGGGCTGGGCAGACGCTGTGCTCGAGTACCCACAAGAAGTCATTGAAGTCAGCAGTATGCTCGGTGAGCCACCAGCAGAAGCCAG CTCGCCGACCCCCAACTCTGACTGTCAACCCCACAACGGCCACAGCCAGACTCCTGCTGCAGCTGCGCCCCCCACGTCTGCCCGACACACCCCTCCACCTGATGACGCAGCCGTCTCTCGCTTCCGGTGA